Proteins encoded together in one Malaclemys terrapin pileata isolate rMalTer1 chromosome 16, rMalTer1.hap1, whole genome shotgun sequence window:
- the ALKBH2 gene encoding DNA oxidative demethylase ALKBH2, which translates to MDKFLVKRPSPGKNKQEPLEMKGGGLDCMRDGGEKKRPRSEMPGADESLVHSPWKQIRAEGLNCDYKILFGNTEADKIFQELEKEVEYFEGDLTKVQVFGKWHNIPRKQVTYGDPELTYTYSGVTFSPKLWIPVLNCIRERITLATGHTFNFVLINRYKDGCDHMGEHRDDERELVPRSPIASVSFGACRDFFFRHGASRGKNASCHIEPVKLQLAHGSLLMMNYPTNVYWYHSLPTRKKVLAPRINLTFRKVMALPKK; encoded by the exons ATGGATAAGTTCTTGGTCAAAAGGCCTTCCCCAGGCAAGAACAAACAAGAACCCTTAGAGATGAAGGGAGGAGGGCTGGATTGCATGAGAgatgggggagagaagaaaaggccCCGGTCAGAAATGCCAGGTGCAGATGAGTCCTTGGTGCATTCTCCATGGAAGCAAATCCGGGCTGAGGGTCTGAACTGCGATTACAAGATCCTGTTCGGCAACACTGAGGCTGACAAGATTTTCCAGGAGCTGGAAAAGGAAGTGGAATATTTTGAAG GTGATCTTACCAAAGTGCAAGTGTTTGGCAAATGGCACAACATCCCAAGGAAGCAGGTGACATATGGAGATCCTGAGTTAACATACACTTACTCAGGTGTTACCTTTTCTCCTAAGCTATGGATTCCAGTTCTCAACTGTATCAGAGAGCGCATCACCCTGGCCACTGGACACACTTTTAATTTTGTTCTTATTAACAG ATATAAAGATGGCTGTGATCACATGGGTGAACATCGAGATGACGAGAGAGAATTGGTTCCACGGAGTCCCATCGCATCAGTGTCCTTTGGAGCCTGCAGGGACTTTTTCTTCAGGCACGGTGCTTCCCGAGGGAAAAACGCCTCATGCCACATTGAGCCAGTCAAGCTACAGCTGGCCCATGGCAGTTTACTAATGATGAACTACCCCACCAATGTGTACTGGTATCACAGCCTGCCCACCCGCAAGAAGGTGCTAGCCCCAAGAATCAACCTGACGTTTCGGAAAGTAATGGCTTTACCAAAAAAATGA
- the UNG gene encoding uracil-DNA glycosylase, translated as MIGQKTLHSFFRAAPPPPRKRARSPEQGGDAEANFPKKLKLVEGDSGKASPRSPPLSPEQQERIRKNKEAALQRLASRSVPAGFGEGWRRQLAGEFTKPYFSQLMAFVADERKRHTIYPPPQQVFTWTQMCDIRDVKVVILGQDPYHGPSQAHGLCFSVQRPVPPPPSLENIYKELSEDIEDFTHPGHGDLTGWAKQGVLLLNAVLTVRAHQANSHKEKGWEQFTDAVVSWLNNNLDGLVFILWGAYAQKKGISIDRKRHHILQTVHPSPLSVHRGFFGCRHFSKTNELLKKSGKKPIDWRAL; from the exons ATGATCGGCCAGAAGACGCTGCACTCGTTCTTCCGCGCGGCGCCACCGCCGCCGAGGAAGCGGGCGCGCTCcccggagcagggcggggatgcTGAG GCCAACTTCCCCAAAAAGCTGAAGCTGGTGGAAGGTGACTCGGGGAAGGCCTCGCCCCGCTCCCCTCCGCTGAGCCCCGAGCAGCAGGAGCGGATCCGCAAGAACAAGGAGGCGGCTCTGCAGAGACTCGCGTCGCGAAGCGTCCCCGCGGGGTTCGGAGAGGGCTGGAGGCGGCAGCTGGCGGGGGAGTTCACTAAGCCCTACTTCTCCCAG CTAATGGCATTTGTAGCAGACGAGCGAAAACGTCACACCATCTACCCACCCCCGCAGCAAGTCTTCACCTGGACGCAGATGTGCGACATCAGAGAT GTAAAGGTTGTCATCTTGGGACAAGATCCTTATCATGGACCCAGTCAAGCTCATGGACTTTGCTTTAGTGTCCAGAGACCTGTTCCACCTCCACCTAG TTTAGAAAATATTTACAAAGAGCTGTCTGAAGACATAGAAGATTTCACCCATCCCGGCCATGGAGATCTAACTGGGTGGGCCAAGCAAG GAGTACTTTTGCTCAATGCTGTCCTCACAGTCCGAGCACACCAAGCTAATTCCCACAAGGAAAAAGGCTGGGAACAATTCACTGATGCAGTGGTGTCATGGCTAAACAATAATTTGGATGGACTTGTCTTCATATTGTGGGGAGCTTATGCACAGAAGAAAGGCATCTCTATTGACAGG AAACGTCACCATATTCTACAGACTGTCCACCCCTCGCCTCTCTCTGTGCACAGAGGGTTTTTTGGTTGTCGGCATTTCTCTAAAACCAATGAATTGCTGAAGAAGTCTGGCAAGAAGCCCATTGACTGGAGAGCACTCTGA